DNA from Vicinamibacteria bacterium:
ATGAACGAACTCGATCCCCGAGATGTTCCCCAGCAGATCCATCGCTTCGACGAGCCCGCTCACTTTCCCGTGGGGAAGATCGATTTGGGTCACGTCTCCGGTCACGACCGCCTTTGACCCGAACCCCATCCGGGTCAGGAACATCTTCATCTGTTCCGAGGTCGTGTTCTGCGCCTCGTCCATGATGACGAAGCTATCGTTCAGAGTGCGCCCTCGCATGAAAGCAATGGGAGCAATCTCGATGGCGCCCCGCTCGATGAGACGCACGACTTTCTCCGCATCCATCATGTCGTACAAAGCGTCGTAGAGCGGCCTCAGATAAGGGTTGATCTTCTCTTGGAGGTCACCGGGCAGGAAGCCGAGCTTTTCACCCGCCTCCACGGCGGGCCGGGCCAGAATGATGCGGTTGACCTTCTTCTCGTTGAAAGCAGCTACCGCCATCGCCACCGCGAGGTAGGTCTTTCCCGTTCCCGCGGGCCCGATGCCGAGCACCATGTCGTTCGACTGAATCGCGCGGATATAAGAGAGCTGATGGACGCTTCTCGGCATCACTCGTTTCGTCTTCGATGGATGCAGTACGGCGTGCACGAAGAAATCTCTGAGCGAGACGTCGGGATCCTGCCGCAGAAGCCTCAAGGCGACTCGCAGGTCGCCAGCGGTGATGCGGTATCCGTCTTGGGACAGCTCGGAGAACTGATTGAATATGTTTTCGAGTTTGGCGATTTGTTTCTCGTCGCCGTCGACGATGAGCTGATCGCCCCGCGAGACGATCGAGACGCCGAGCCACTTCTCGACCGACTTCAGATTCTCGTCGTGAACGCCCAGAAGCGCCAGGGCGCCTTCCTCAGGGACGGAGATCTTCTTCATTTAAGAAACGGGTATTACCTCCGCAGGCACCTGGTCAGATTAAATGATGGGGGTGGTGAAGGAGCCTGGCCGGGCCCCCGGCTCGGACTCTACTGCCGAGCCGATTCGAAAGTCGTGGCCCATATTCAAAGTCGAACGTAGCACAGGGCTCGGGGGGCGTCAACTCGGCACGGGGCCGATCCGGTTTGGCTGCTTCAACGCGATTCCCAGCTCATCGAGCTGGCGCTCGGAGACCTCCGACGGGGAACCAGTCATCAGGTCCAGCGCCGAGGTCGTCTTGGGAAAGGCGATGACGTCCCGGAGGCTCGCGCCCCCCGCCGCGATCATGGCGATGCGGTCCACGCCCAGGGCGATCCCCCCGTGCGGAGGCGTACCATATTGAAGAGCTTCGAGGAAGAAGCCGAATTTCTCTCGAGCTTCCGACTCCGAAAGCCCGAGCGCGCGAAAGATACGCTCCTGCAGGTCGGCGCTATGAATCCGAATGCTTCCGCCGCCGAGCTCGTAACCGTTCGCCACGACGTCGTAAGCGAGGGAGCGAACCGAAGCCGGGTCACTTTCGAGCCGGTCCAGGTCGTCGGGATGAGGCGAGGTAAACGGGTGATGTCTCGCCTCGAGCCGGTCCTCGGCCGCAGAATACTCGAAATACGGGAAATCGGTTACCCAGAGAAAGGCCGGTGTGGCGCCTTCCGGGATCCATCTCTCGCGTTTGGCGAGAACGGTGCGCATCGCCCCCAAAGCGGTGGATGCCACGTTTGCGTCGCCGGCAACGACCAGAAGGAGATCGCCCACGGCACCCCCGGCCAGAGCGAAAGCTTTCCTGAGAGTGTCATCACCCAGATGCTTCGCCAGCGGCGATTTCAGCTCGGTCTCGGTCCATTTCGCCCAGCCGAGACCCGCGGCACCGAGCTCCTTGATTTGCGAGTCGAGCTCGTCCACCTCCTTCCGCGAGTATCGTGCCAGACCAGGGGCGACGAGGGCACGGACCGCTCCTCCTTCTTCCAGGATGCGGTCGAAGACTCCGTAGCCCGAGCCCCGGACGAGCTCCGAGAGATCCCGGATGTCGCAGCCGAAGCGCAGGTCGGGCTTGTCGGTTCCGTAGCGGGCGATCGCCTCGGGATAGCCCAATCGGGGAAAAGGGGAGGGGAGCTCGATGCCGGTCGCGCGAAACATGGCGACGAAGAGGTCTTCCACCAGAGCGTAGATGTCCTCCCGGTCGATGAAAGACATCTCGATATCCACTTGAGTGAACTCCGGCTGGCGGTCGGCCCTCAAGTCCTCGTCACGAAAACAACGCACGATCTGGAAGTAGCGTTCCATGCCGGCAATCATCAGGAGCTGTTTGAACAGCTGGGGCGATTGCGGCAGCGCGTAGAAGGAGCCACGGTGCACCCGACTCGGTACGAGGTAATCCCGCGCTCCTTCCGGAGTCGATTTCGTCAAGTAGGGAGTCTCGACCTCGTGGAATCCCTTTTCCACCAGGTGGCGGCGCGTGGCGAAAGTAAGGCGGCTCCTGGTCTCGAGCCGTCTACGGACCGAGCCGCGTCTGAGGTCGAGGTAGCGGTACCGCAGCCTGAGGTCCTCGCTGGCTTTGACGTCGTCGTCGATCTCGAAAGGCGGGGTCTTGGAGGGAGAAAGCACCTCGATTTCCGACGCCTTCACCTCGATCTCGCCGGTCGAGATATTGCGATTCACCGTGCCGGCGCTGCGCTCGATGACGGCGCCACGCACAGCAATCACCCACTCGGACCCCACCCGTTTGGCCGCACCAACCACGCTTTCGCCCGCGTCGGGCCCCACGAGAATCTGGGTGACTCCCTCGCGGTCGCGAAGATCGATGAAGGTGATGCCTCCCAGATCGCGAACGGTATCGACCCATCCCGCGAGGACGACCTCGGAGCCGACGGCGTCGCGTCCGAGCGCACCGCAGCTGTGGGTTCTCGTCCATTTCATCTGCGGTAGTCGTCCTTGAGCTCGCGGTACACGGCCGAGGCGCGCTCGAGCCGGTCGAGCTCCTCGTTGGAAAGAGCCCGAACAATGCGCGCGGGAGCGCCGAGTGCGAGCTTGCCCGCCGGGACCACGGTCCCCGGGCTTACCAACGAGCCGGCCGCCACGAGCGCCCGCTCTTCGACGACGACGCCGTCGAGAAGAAGAGCGCCCATGCCGATCAGCGAGCCGGACTTCACATGGCACCCATGGAGGATGGCCCGATGGCCGATGGTTACGTCGTCCTCCAGGATGGTTGGGCTCTCCCCGTGATTGACGTGTATGACCGTCAAGTCCTGCACGTTCGTTCGTGCCCCGATGCGGATGATGTTGACGTCGCCCCGAACGACGGCACCGAACCAGATGCTGGAGTCGGCACCGACGGTGACGTCGCCGATCACGTGAGCGCTCTCGGCGACGAAAGCGGTGTCGTGTACGGCAGGACTCTTGTCGCGATAGCGGTGGATCAAGATTCCACCTTTACCAGCCAGATTCGATCCCGGGCGAAATCGTAGGTAATGGCCGAGGAGAGCAGCAGATCCGCTCCGAGAACGCCTACCGGCTGACCGTCGTAGGGAAGCTCGTTCATGACGCCGAGCAGGACGCGAAACCCTTGGGCCTCGAAGCTTCCGATCTGCATTCTCTCGATGGTCGCGCTCGTCGCGTCTTTGGCGGCGAGACCCACGTCCGTGGCCCATTTCCGATCGATAACGGTATTCGACGTTCCCGCATCCACGACGAAGAGCACCTCCTCCACCGCTTCGCCCTCGGTGGTCAACAGAACCGGCACCATGAGAAACCGCCCCGCGGACTCGAAGGCGACCCCTCCCTCCGGCACCTCGTCATCGGGAGAGGCCTCGAGATAGAGGAGCCTCCGGGGGTAATGAATCGTGAGACGAAGCGGTTCGAGGAGCTCCCGGCCGATCCGACCGTAGCTCCGGATTCCGCCGATGCCGGTCCCATCCTCTCCTTCGACGAGCAAAGTGCGGACGCCCTGAAACTCGACCGCGCCGATCTGGAGCTGCTGGAGGTAGGCAACCGACACTTTTTCCTTCTGGCCGTAGAAATCGATCTCGGCCACCTCCCCTTTGTCGACGAGCTTCAGACCGCTTCCGTCGACGATCGTCGTATCCAGGACGAAGTCGTTGAACCCCGCATCCAGAACGAGACGGTGGCCTCCCGAACCGTTGAGCCGAGCCCGGACGATTGGAAGAGCGGACTGGTCGATGGTCTCGAACGAAAGCCACCTCTCTTCCCCGGAGGCGACGTGACTCTCGCGGCTGACGGAGCTCCCAACCACGACAAGGCCTGCGGCGATCCAGCGCCGGAATCGTTTCATGGCTTTCCTCGCGTTTCGGAACGATAGCAAATTTGGTGGCGGAATGCTGCTTCGAGCTCAGAAGTCTTCGGGAACGGGAAGTTCGTTGGCGATCGAGACGCCGCGGACGATGGCCGTCTCCACGAGTCGCGCCGCCACGCTCCCGACGATGTTGACATCCACGGCTTGAGTGGGTCTTCCCAGGGTCGACAGGGCGAAGACCACGTCGCCGTCGAACATCGTATGCGAGGGTCGAACCACGCGGGGGATGCCGTCCTGGGCCATCATCGCGATCTTCGTGATCTGCTCGCGCGTGAACGCACCGTCGGTGGCGACGACGCACAGAGTCGTGTCCATCCCGAAATACCGGGTCGCGAGCTCGGTCTGACCGAAGATATAGGACTCGGTATCGAGGAAGCGTTCGGGATCGTCGGGCTGTCTCGCTCCGGCGAGGATTTGACCGGTTCTCGGATCGACGACGTCTCCCCAGGCGTTGCAGACGGCGAGGGCTCCCACCGTGACCCCGTTCGCGAGCCGCACCGAGGCCGTCCCCAACCCTCCACGCATGGCCGAGTCGCTTCCGAGGACCTTGCCAACCGTCGCCCCGATACCGGCCCCCACTCGCCCCTCGGGCGAGGCGTCCTCGGTCGCTCCTTCGCTCGCGGCGAGACCCATGTCGCGGTCGGGGTAGATCCGCGGCTTTCCCACGTCGAGATCGAAGATAACCGCCGTGGGCACGATGGGGACGATCACTCCGGTCGAGGCCGTGAACCCGATGTCACGTTCTTGCAGGAACTGCTGGACCCCTCCCGCCGCGTTGAGGCCGAACGTGCTTCCCCCGGTGAGCAGCACCGCGTGGATTCTCATGACCATGTTGGTCGGATTCAGCATCTCCGTCTCCCGCATTCCCGGGGCGGAGCCGCCGATATCGAGGCCGGCGATGGCGCCCCGCTCGACGAGAATCACGGTGCAACCCGTATGACCCACCGTGCTCACCGCGTGACCCACGCGGATTCCGGGAACGTCAGTGATGCAGTGCTTCAGCATGGTCGCCTCGCCGCCTCGCGTGCCCACAATGTTGCCAAATGAGCCGGCTATTTTCCAAAGGTTAGGAACTCGCCTCGAGCTCCGCTCGATCTCGCATTTTTTTTCGGGTTCGAAGCAAATTTTTTTCTACATGTAAGGATAAAGACGCGAGAGCTTGCAAAATTAATTCGTCCACGATACATTCTTGTATTGACTCTACTCCGTGAACATCGACGTAAGAGGCGCGCCCGAACAAGCACGATCGCGTTTGGGGCCGATGAGGTATGTGCGGAATCGTAGGGATGTTCGGGGACGAGCACCCCGACACGTTGAAGCGAATGCTGGACGCGACCTCCCATCGCGGGGAGGACAGCACCCGATACGAGTTCTGGGACGGCCGCTGCGGTCTCGGCATCAACCGTCTCAGCATCATGGATCTCGAGCGCGGCGAGCAGCCGATTCACGACGAGAGTCACGACGTCCAGGTCGTCTGTAACGGGGAGATCTACAACCACTCGGCCCTCGTGGGCGATCTGCGTGATCGACACGACTTTTGCACCCGCAGCGACGTCGAAGTCATCGCTCATCTCTACGAGGACCATGGCGCGGACTGCGTCAACTTTCTCGATGGGATGTTCGCATTTCTCGTCTACGACCGCCGACGCAAGACATTCCTGGCCGCGCGAGATCCCCTGGGGATCAAGCCGTTCTACTACGCTCGCGACGGCCACCGATGGTATTTCGCTTCGGAGGCGAAGGGGATTCTCGAGACCGGTGTGGATCCTGCCTGGATCCGGATGCTGCCTCCCGGTTTCCGTCTGACGCCCGAGCGGGGTCCGGAGCAGTATTTCTATCTGGCCACCCACAAATCGATCCCCAACCCGGGGATGGTTCGCGAGCTTCTCGCACATGCCGTGGAAAAGCGCATGATGGCGGACGTGGAGGTCGGAACGTTCCTTTCGGGAGGAGTCGACTCGAGCCTGGTCACCGCCATTACCGCCGGACTGAAACCCGACGTGAAAGCGTTCACCGTCGGCGTCGAGGGGGCGCCCGATGTCGAGGCGGCGAAAATCGTCTCCCGACATCTGGGAATCCGGCATTACGTACGGGCATTCGAGGTCGACGAGCTGGTCGATCTTCTCGGCGAGACCATCTGGCACGTCGAGAGCTACAACCCATCCATGGTGACCGGCTCGGTGGTGACTCTGATGGCCGCCAAACTGGCCAAGGAAGAAGGCGTGAAGGTCGTTCTTTGCGGCGAAGGGAGCGACGAGATCTTCGGCGGATATCTCGCGCTGCGCGAGCTCGAGTTCCAGGACTTGCATGATGCCTCGTGGCGCTTGATCGAGAATCTCCACAAGACAGAGCTCCAACGGCTGGATCGCATGAGCATGGCAGTCTCTCTGGAAGCCCGCGTGCCCTTCCTCGATCGGGATCTCGTCGAGTACGCTCTCAACCTGCCGGCGTCGGCGAAGATAAAGAACGTCGACGGTCGGAAGATCGAGAAGTGGATTCTCAGAGAGGCCTTCGACGGCATCATCCCGAGTGAGATTCTATGGCGGGAGAAACTCCCATTCGATCAGGGCAGCGGCGCTCGGGCCTTGATTGCCTATGCGGAGAGCCAGGTCAGCGACGACGAGCTTCGCGAAGCTCGGGAGCGGTGGCCCGACGCGGGCATCGTCTCGAAGGAGATGCTCTTCTACTACAACATCTGGCGCGAGCACTTTGGCGAGATGGGGGGCCACAGGCGTTTCGATCTCTTCGGTGATTATCCCGGGATGATGGATCGCATCGAGACTCGCACGGCAACGAGCGGGAGCTAGATCGAGTGCCACCGAGCCTCCATTGTCCGGGCTCGACGAGCGACACGGGCGCATACCGGATTGCCTGGAGTGGCACCGACGGGACCGTCGTTCGTGTCGAGGAGAACGGGTCGGTCCTCTATGAGGGCGTGCAGGACGCGACCACGGTGAGCGGACGCCCCGCGGGCGACTACGTCTACCGCCTGGGATTGATGGAAGGGGGGAACGTCGCCTGGAACGACTCGTGCACCGTCACCGTGGCACCGCCGTCTCTTGCTCTGGCGGGCTTTCTTTTCGCCGTCGGATTCTCCGTTTTCGCTTCCTTGCTGGTCGTCGTCGTTCGCGGACACCGTGCGCATCGCAGCGGAGAGCTGTATGGCCGCCCTCACGACACCAGCCATTGATCATTGATCGATGACGGCACCGGTCCTTTCGGCAGAGCTGGGCTGGCTCGTCATCGGCATTTTCTCGATCGTCTGGATTGCGCTGGGCTGGTTCTGGGGTCGTCACAGCACGTCCTTCGATGACGACGTCCTCGCCGGGCGGAACGTGGGCCTCGCGCTCGGCACCGCCACCGCCGTGGCTACCTGGGTGACGTCCAACACCACCATGGCGGCCCCGCAGCTCGCTTATCAACTCGGCATCTGGGGCATGGTGGGCTACTCTCTCGGCGCGGTCGGGCTGATGATGTTCGCTCCCCTCGCGGAGCGCATCAAGGAAGTCATGCCGGGTGGGTACACGAGCGGTGACTTCGTTCGCGTCCGTTACGGTCGCGCCAACTGGGGGATCTTTCTTCTCATCTCGTTCTTCTACGGTGTTGGCTGGCTCGTCAGCATGGGAATGGCGGGCGGCATCCTGCTCGAAGCTCTGACCGGCATCCCCTATCACGTGGGAATGGTCGTCATCGTGGTCGTCTGCGTCGGCTACACGCTCCTGGGCGGACT
Protein-coding regions in this window:
- a CDS encoding P1 family peptidase, whose protein sequence is MLKHCITDVPGIRVGHAVSTVGHTGCTVILVERGAIAGLDIGGSAPGMRETEMLNPTNMVMRIHAVLLTGGSTFGLNAAGGVQQFLQERDIGFTASTGVIVPIVPTAVIFDLDVGKPRIYPDRDMGLAASEGATEDASPEGRVGAGIGATVGKVLGSDSAMRGGLGTASVRLANGVTVGALAVCNAWGDVVDPRTGQILAGARQPDDPERFLDTESYIFGQTELATRYFGMDTTLCVVATDGAFTREQITKIAMMAQDGIPRVVRPSHTMFDGDVVFALSTLGRPTQAVDVNIVGSVAARLVETAIVRGVSIANELPVPEDF
- a CDS encoding asparagine synthase-related protein, with product MCGIVGMFGDEHPDTLKRMLDATSHRGEDSTRYEFWDGRCGLGINRLSIMDLERGEQPIHDESHDVQVVCNGEIYNHSALVGDLRDRHDFCTRSDVEVIAHLYEDHGADCVNFLDGMFAFLVYDRRRKTFLAARDPLGIKPFYYARDGHRWYFASEAKGILETGVDPAWIRMLPPGFRLTPERGPEQYFYLATHKSIPNPGMVRELLAHAVEKRMMADVEVGTFLSGGVDSSLVTAITAGLKPDVKAFTVGVEGAPDVEAAKIVSRHLGIRHYVRAFEVDELVDLLGETIWHVESYNPSMVTGSVVTLMAAKLAKEEGVKVVLCGEGSDEIFGGYLALRELEFQDLHDASWRLIENLHKTELQRLDRMSMAVSLEARVPFLDRDLVEYALNLPASAKIKNVDGRKIEKWILREAFDGIIPSEILWREKLPFDQGSGARALIAYAESQVSDDELREARERWPDAGIVSKEMLFYYNIWREHFGEMGGHRRFDLFGDYPGMMDRIETRTATSGS
- a CDS encoding gamma carbonic anhydrase family protein, with amino-acid sequence MIHRYRDKSPAVHDTAFVAESAHVIGDVTVGADSSIWFGAVVRGDVNIIRIGARTNVQDLTVIHVNHGESPTILEDDVTIGHRAILHGCHVKSGSLIGMGALLLDGVVVEERALVAAGSLVSPGTVVPAGKLALGAPARIVRALSNEELDRLERASAVYRELKDDYRR
- the aspS gene encoding aspartate--tRNA ligase is translated as MKWTRTHSCGALGRDAVGSEVVLAGWVDTVRDLGGITFIDLRDREGVTQILVGPDAGESVVGAAKRVGSEWVIAVRGAVIERSAGTVNRNISTGEIEVKASEIEVLSPSKTPPFEIDDDVKASEDLRLRYRYLDLRRGSVRRRLETRSRLTFATRRHLVEKGFHEVETPYLTKSTPEGARDYLVPSRVHRGSFYALPQSPQLFKQLLMIAGMERYFQIVRCFRDEDLRADRQPEFTQVDIEMSFIDREDIYALVEDLFVAMFRATGIELPSPFPRLGYPEAIARYGTDKPDLRFGCDIRDLSELVRGSGYGVFDRILEEGGAVRALVAPGLARYSRKEVDELDSQIKELGAAGLGWAKWTETELKSPLAKHLGDDTLRKAFALAGGAVGDLLLVVAGDANVASTALGAMRTVLAKRERWIPEGATPAFLWVTDFPYFEYSAAEDRLEARHHPFTSPHPDDLDRLESDPASVRSLAYDVVANGYELGGGSIRIHSADLQERIFRALGLSESEAREKFGFFLEALQYGTPPHGGIALGVDRIAMIAAGGASLRDVIAFPKTTSALDLMTGSPSEVSERQLDELGIALKQPNRIGPVPS
- a CDS encoding PhoH family protein; its protein translation is MKKISVPEEGALALLGVHDENLKSVEKWLGVSIVSRGDQLIVDGDEKQIAKLENIFNQFSELSQDGYRITAGDLRVALRLLRQDPDVSLRDFFVHAVLHPSKTKRVMPRSVHQLSYIRAIQSNDMVLGIGPAGTGKTYLAVAMAVAAFNEKKVNRIILARPAVEAGEKLGFLPGDLQEKINPYLRPLYDALYDMMDAEKVVRLIERGAIEIAPIAFMRGRTLNDSFVIMDEAQNTTSEQMKMFLTRMGFGSKAVVTGDVTQIDLPHGKVSGLVEAMDLLGNISGIEFVHFDETDVVRHPLVQSIIRAYERRKLPRRVSVGEKERTEVEA